A genomic window from Anthonomus grandis grandis chromosome 4, icAntGran1.3, whole genome shotgun sequence includes:
- the LOC126735201 gene encoding 26S proteasome regulatory subunit 8-like, protein MDIVEDPKGEGFRFYYITKIEKLQLIVAEKSQNLRRLQGQRHEFNAKVRMLREEQESYVDEVIKPMDEKKVLVRVHPERKFVVDINKNIDNIDVTPNCRVASRNESYTLHKILRNKVDLLVSLMMVKKVPDSTYEMHGGLDKQIKEVIELHVKHPELFDSLGIAQLKGPTVLYSHYYDGFQEKTLLAHAVAHHTECTFIRVSGSKLIKNFIGEGSRMVGELFLMARKQQFMDEIDSIGSSRIESCSGGDSEVQRTMLELLKQLDGVEATKYTNRIDILELALLRPDRINRKIEFSPPNKKARLNILKIHSRKVNLTRRIRERRVHVTQKDIEMVVVKVMQKNSVKNMKIDATSSPYSLGHNSENNHDHEKNDSDFVPEEIGLEESELEDIIEQIEEQNTSSEIIAETETWKGRPKKEE, encoded by the exons ATGGATATAGTTGAAGACCCTAAAGGTGAAGGCTTTAGGTTCTATTATATTACCAAAATTGAGAAACTACAACTGATTGTTGCTGAAAAAAGTCAGAACTTACGACGTTTACAAGGTCAAAGACATGAATTTAATGCTAAAGTAAGAATGTTAAGGGAAGAGCAAGAAAGCTATGTAGACGAAGTTATAAAGCCAATGGATGAGAAGAAAGTTCTAGTAAGAGTACATCCAGAAAGAAAATTTGTTGTTGATATTAACAAGAATATTGATAATATTGACGTGACACCAAATTGTAGAGTTGCATCGAGAAATGAGAGCTATACTTTACATAAGATCCTTCGAAACAAGGTTGATCTGTTAGTTTCCCTTATGATGGTCAAAAAAGTACCAGATTCAACCTATGAAATGCACGGTGGCTTGGACAAGCAAATCAAGGAAGTTATTGAGCTACATGTAAAGCATCCCGAATTATTTGACTCTCTCGGAATTGCCCAACTCAAGGGACCAACGGT CTTATATAGTCATTACTATGATGGTTTCCAAGAAAAAACTTTGTTGGCTCACGCAGTAGCACATCATACGGAGTGTACTTTTATTAGAGTGTCTGGctctaaattgataaaaaattttattggtgAAGGTTCCAGAATGGTGGGAGAGCTTTTCCTTATGGCTAGAAAGCAGCAGTTTATGGATGAAATTGATTCTATTGGATCTTCTCGTATTGAATCATGTTCTGGTGGAGATTCTGAGGTACAAAGAACAATGTTGGAACTTCTTAAACAACTGGATGGAGTTGAAGCAACCAAGTACACTAACAGAATAGATATCTTAGAACTAGCTTTGCTAAGACCTGATAGGATTAATAGGAAGATTGAATTTTCCCCACCGAATAAGAAAGCTAGActgaatattcttaaaattcaTTCTAGAAAGGTGAACTTAACCAGAAGAATTAGAGAAAGAAGAGTGCATGTAACACAAAAAGATATTGAGATGGTAGTGGTTAAAGTTATGCAGAAGAATTCTGTAAAGAACATGAAGAT AGATGCAACATCCAGCCCCTATAGTTTGGGACATAATAGTGAGAATAATCACGACCATGAGAAAAATGACAGCGACTTCGTTCCAGAAGAAATCGGTTTGGAGGAAAGTGAGCTTGAAGATATTATAGAACAGATAGAAGAGCAAAATACGTCAAGTGAAATCATAGCTGAAACGGAAACTTGGAAAGGACGCCCAAAAAAGGAAGAATAA